The DNA sequence GTAGACAGGGTGCAACAGGAAAAGTTACAGGATCTCATTTACATTATGAAATTAGAAATAATGCTAGTGTTAGTTTAGGTTGGACAGCTAAACAAGAAAATAGCACAGTAGACCCTACTAAGTATATTAAAAAACATTCTAAAAATAAAGGAAGTGGGCGAAAAGTGGTTACATTAAAAGTAGATGGAAAAAGAGGTACAGCAACTAAAAAAAGATGGCAACAGTTCTTAGGTACTAAACAAGATGGGGTATTGTCAAAACCTAGTAATGCTATTAAAGCATGGCAAGAGTTCTTAAATAAATATGGCGGTGCTAAGTTAAAAGTAGATGGATATGAGGGTACTAAAACCATTAAAGCTAGTCAGAAATTTTTCGGTACTAAAAAAGATGGGGTTATTTCTACAACAAGTAATATGGTTAAAGAGTTACAAATATTTCTAAACAATTATGGTAGATAATTGACAAAAGATATATACATGTTATAATTAGTATATAATTTCTATCCATGAATCTATATATTGTAGAAAAAGAGATCCGATATTAATTTATCAGATCTCTTTTCTATTTAGTTTGTTTCTTTTATCCATTGAAGTTTGTCTAATTTTTCCATATTTTCCTTTAATTCTATTTTGTAGTTATGAATCATATCATTAAATGTTTGAATCTGGTTACAAATATGTTCATTTTTTGTTTGTAGATTTTTAATTTCTGGATCTAGTATAGTGTCGATATAATTTTCATTCATAGTATTAAACCCCTTTCGTCTAAGTTCATTAAATGCTGATTATCCATAATAAGGATAGTTTCATCTGTATATACTATTGATCTTTCTTTTCCCCATTGAACTAAAAATAGCTTGTTTATTTTTCTTTCTTTACCTGTTTGGATCATATCATCTAATTTTT is a window from the Tissierellales bacterium genome containing:
- a CDS encoding peptidoglycan DD-metalloendopeptidase family protein, with translation MVFSGYRVTSNYGWRIHPISKVRKFHAGIDLVKSHNAIIKAFMGGTVIYAGLGKSGTGVGGYGNVVVIKDIYGKAHVYAHLNSVLVQVGQVVNTNTSIGRQGATGKVTGSHLHYEIRNNASVSLGWTAKQENSTVDPTKYIKKHSKNKGSGRKVVTLKVDGKRGTATKKRWQQFLGTKQDGVLSKPSNAIKAWQEFLNKYGGAKLKVDGYEGTKTIKASQKFFGTKKDGVISTTSNMVKELQIFLNNYGR